In one Bombyx mori chromosome 22, ASM3026992v2 genomic region, the following are encoded:
- the LOC119628410 gene encoding uncharacterized protein LOC119628410 — protein MLKTFLFVACIANVLLADSTEETCEQDSDDYPNENDCGLNEEFSDCPDGACRPLTCDEVGYPVPCADIDPERGCPSEPKCICKNGFVLNNSSICIPIRECPSCGGDPNAEGGGCGLNCGNLCSNYDQKPIKCSTDICEANGCDCRQRICF, from the exons ATGTTAAAGACGTTCTTGTTTGTAGCCTGTATCGCTAATGTGCTTCTAGCAGACTCTACTGaag aAACATGTGAACAAGATTCGGATGATTATCCAAATGAAAATGACTGTG GCTTAAATGAAGAATTTTCGGATTGCCCCGATGGTGCCTGCAGACCCTTAACTTGTGATGAAGTAGGATATCCTGTGCCCTGCGCAGATATTGATCCAGAAAGGGGATGCCCAAGCGAACCTAAGTGTATTTGTAAAAATGGATTCGTATTGAATAACAGCAGCATTTGTATACCAATTAGGGAATGCC CTTCATGCGGTGGAGATCCCAACGCTGAAGGTGGAGGTTGCGGTTTGAATTGTGGCAATCTATGTAGCAACTATGATCAAAAGCCCATCAAATGTTCAACAGATATATGTGAAGCTAATGGCTGTGATTGTAGACAAAGGATatgtttttga